In Malassezia vespertilionis chromosome 7, complete sequence, the following proteins share a genomic window:
- a CDS encoding uncharacterized protein (EggNog:ENOG503P1VX; COG:S), with translation MSATSYAKKAGASFLELIAKRRSIYHLSDETILSPQQVTALIRTAVREAPSPFNVQSSRAIILFGKDHKNYWNSTVPGALFESSGERAVEASKPKLQMFEAGSGTVVFFEDKSAVKGMQDKFPRYAPQFPIWSYQSNGMAQVFVWTLLEAEGYGCNLQHYGNLTGEKVKEQYNLPDSYEIQAEMVFGCPLAPAGEKTFIDDNSRVMSFGA, from the coding sequence ATGTCGGCCACGTCGTATGCAAAGAAAGCAGGCGCCTCGTTTCTCGAACTCAttgcaaagcgccgctctATTTACCACTTGTCGGACGAAACCATCCTTTCTCCGCAGCAAGTGACTGCGTTGATACGCACagccgtgcgcgaggctCCTTCGCCTTTCAACGTGCAGAGCAGTCGTGCTATCATCCTATTTGGCAAGGACCACAAAAACTACTGGAACAGCACGGTTCCTGGTGCTTTGTTCGAATCTTCTGGCGAAAGAGCCGTGGAGGCTTCCAAGCCCAAGCTGCAAATGTTTGAGGCTGGCAGCGGCACTGTTGTCTTCTTCGAGGACAAGAGCGCCGTGAAGGGCATGCAGGACAAGTTCCCCCGTTATGCCCCACAATTTCCGATATGGTCGTACCAGTCCAATGGTATGGCACAGGTGTTTGTCTGGACGCTCCTCGAGGCTGAGGGTTACGGCTGCAACTTGCAGCACTACGGCAACCTCACCGGCGAAAAAGTAAAGGAACAGTATAACCTGCCGGACTCGTACGAAATCCAAGCCGAAATGGTGTTTGGCTGCCCTCTTGCACCCGCGGGCGAGAAGACGTTTATCGATGACAACTCACGTGTGATGTCGTTTGGTGCGTAG
- a CDS encoding non-specific serine/threonine protein kinase (COG:T; BUSCO:EOG09264L3W; EggNog:ENOG503NZVE), with protein MQADDVIWSVIGHHFCSYKIKSASHSTFCRNEYNLTGLCNRQSCPLANSRYATVREKEGVVYLYIKTPERAFSPRRQWERIRLSNRYSTALEQIDKELVYWPNFIVHKAKQRLTKITQYLIKMRKLRLKEDEQPELVGIKNKTERREATREQKALRAAKLEKSIEKELLERLKSGAYGDAPLNVNEDVWNTVLENGQARTDAQSVALEEELSEEEEEEDMEEMERNLRDMVSDSEDYGQREFVSDDESDDESDNIEDMLSTSDESGSDADNDGSNKRGARGARRKPTKRPDTRTKRGGPPLEVEYEQETEPLTAQQVAQLYTRPLHSATHRMHRAEAAPKCASRMRANSAQKRKRRCRAAPLSESAWVSSEESIENGAAWYNTTSSEEEEDAMHPKRRATGSEQKYYDRWVSLRKRQLSAPRAQVTPLRTWRQRIREPTKHANTDNVHDTAMHDPFKPVWEKNATFARHVSPFVFRNTEPLFTRSPKSRRLRRRHESPAKSVRGGHGALPMPPLLKQSSIRSFLRANDTPASPLAQRGAFTTESDGLWDSDSDLSSLDESVHSDPNAPPREACAQRKAPRRMRTRSVSGTDVEQEVNADDAMPPPPLAAPAKVAAKAPAVSHQEPRFTQPILLRRRRQSLWTLCEKFGISAAPDCTKAALVDHLVRLGHEQPHLLAAELEQPKVIAPPTASDADELNGLDLESLDLLDREIPPDKLEKLEKIGSGAFKDVFVGKYHISRTRTNKVAISDLRNQLTDMDIKELTFLRDFRHQNIVRFIGISIPPEPRNVPCMIVSELCSNGDLFDYIRNTPAPSDAAIFTILLQIARGLEYLHLRTPMVIHRDCKSTNVLITKDGVAKIADFGFARVKRSTRAMVRSLVGTVNWQAVELWVPKPNYNEKVDVWSAAMTFWEALQWHQPEKRYPFQGMNEHQIYFSQLSSGFLNAIQNRRTIYGLTKKTILPDPQIVQLVQQAVREAPSAFNVQSSRVVILLGKQHDDYWNQIVPASLRAVAGESAVEASKGKLAGFANGVGTILFFEDEALIKGQQQSFPQYAAGFPLWSNHHSGIAQIYTWVLLESEGYGCNLQHYGGLTGETLKKVYNLPESYKLQSEMVFGYPEAPAGEKSYMNDNERVIVFN; from the exons ATGCAGGCAGACGATGTGATATGGTCCGTGATCGGACACCATTTTTGTTCCTACAAGATCAAGTCTGCGTCACACTCGACATTTTGTCGTAACGAATACAACTTGACCGGCCTGTGTAACCGGCAGTCCTGCCCGCTAGCCAACTCGCGCTATGCGACGGTGCGTGAAAAAGAAGGCGTGGTATACCTGTATATAAAGACGCCCGAGCGCGCATtttcgccgcgccgccagtGGGAGCGAATCCGACTGTCGAATCGGTACTCGactgcgctggagcagaTCGACAAGGAGCTCGTGTACTGGCCAAACTTTATTGTGCACAAGGCGAAGCAGCGCCTCACCAAAATAACGCAGTACCTGATCAAGATGCGCAAACTGCGGCTGAAAGAAGATGAGCAGCCGGAGCTGGTGGGTATAAAGAACAAGactgagcggcgcgaggctACGCGCGAACAAAAggcgcttcgcgcggcCAAGCTTGAAAAGTCGATTGAAAAAGAGCTGCTGGAGCGTCTCAAGAGTGGTGCGTACGGCGATGCACCGTTGAATGTGAATGAGGATGTATGGAATACAGTGTTGGAGAACGGACAGGCACGTACGGATGCTCagagcgtcgcgctcgaagAGGAGCTCagcgaggaggaggaggaggaagatATGGAGGAAATGGAGCGCAATTTGCGCGATATGGTGTCGGATAGTGAAGACTACGGACAGCGCGAATTTGTCAGTGACGACGAAAGCGACGACGAAAGCGATAACATTGAGGATATGCTCAGCACAAGCGATGAAAGCGGCTCCGATGCCGACAACGACGGATCGAacaagcgcggcgcgcgcggcgcgcggcgcaagccgACGAAAAGACCCGACACCCGTACCAAGCGTGGCGGACCGCCACTCGAGGTCGAGTACGAACAAGAAACCGAGCCGCTCACTGCGCAGCAGGTGGCCC AGCTATACACCCGCCCTTTGCACAGCGCTACGCACAGAATGCACCGTGCAGAAGCGGCGCCTAaatgcgcctcgcgcatgcgTGCTAACTcggcgcagaagcgcaagcgacgctgtcgtgccgcgccgctgtccgAGTCTGCATGGGTATCGTCCGAGGAATCGATTGAGAATGGCGCGGCATGGTACAACACGACCTCGAGtgaggaagaagaggatgCGATGCACCCTAAACGGCGGGCAACCGGCTCAGAACAAAAGTATTATGACCGATGGGTTTctctgcgcaagcgccagctTAGCGCGCCAAGGGCGCAGGTTACACCGCTGCGTACATGGCGGCAGCGGATACGCGAGCCAACGAAGCATGCAAATACAGACAATGTGCACGACACAGCAATGCACGACCCGTTCAAGCCTGTCTGGGAGAAGAACGCCAcatttgcgcgccatgtctCTCCCTTTGTATTCAGAAATACCGAGCCGCTTTTTACGCGCTCGCCCAAATCACGTCGattgcggcggcggcacgagAGCCCGGCGAAAAGCGTCCGCGGtgggcacggcgcgcttcctATGCCGCCTCTTTTGAAGCAGAGCAGCATCCGATCttttctgcgcgccaaTGATACCCCTGCCTCGCCtttggcgcagcgaggcgccTTCACCACGGAGTCAGATGGGCTGTGGGACTCGGACTCTGACCTGTCGTCTTTAGACGAATCGGTCCATTCTGATCCAAACGCACCCCCAAGAGAGGCatgcgcacagcgcaaaGCACCTCGCCGTATGCGGACCCGCTCGGTTTCCGGTACAGATGTAGAGCAGGAGGTGAATGCGGACGATGCtatgccgccgccgcccttGGCTGCTCCTGCAAAAGTCGCGGCAAAAGCGCCCGCTGTATCTCACCAGGAACCGCGCTTCACGCAGCCGATACTGCTTCGGCGGCGGAGGCAATCGCTGTGGACACTCTGCGAAAAGTTTGGCAtcagcgcggcgccggacTGCACGAAAGCTGCGCTTGTGGACCACCTCGTCCGACTTGGCCACGAGCAACCGCACCTGCTTGCCGCAGAGTTGGAGCAGCCCAAAGTGATTGCCCCACCCACCGCAAGCGATGCCGACGAGCTAAACGGACTCGACTTGGAATCACTGGACTTGCTCGACCGAGAAATCCCGCCTGACAAGCTCGAAAAGCTCGAAAAGATTGGCTCGGGTGCATTCAAGGACGTTTTCGTGGGTAAATACCATATTTCTCGTACACGCACCAACAAGGTGGCGATTTCCGACCTACGAAACCAGCTCACTGACATGGATATCAAGGAGCTCACGTTTCTTCGAGATTTCCGGCACCAAAACATCGTGCGGTTTATCGGGATCAGCATTCCGCCCGAGCCTCGGAATGTGCCTTGTATGATTGTCAGCGAGCTGTGCTCCAATGGCGATTTGTTTGACTATATCCGCAACACGCCAGCGCCCTCGGACGCCGCCATCTTTACCATCTTGCTCCAAATTGCCCGTGGGCTGGAATACTTGCACTTGCGGACGCCGATGGTCATTCACCGCGACTGCAAGTCGACCAACGTGCTCATCACCAAAGACGGCGTCGCGAAAATTGCCGACTTTGGGTTTGCGCGCGTAAAACGATCGacacgcgccatggtgcgtTCGCTTGTCGGGACAGTCAACTGGCAGGCCGTGGAGCTCTGGGTACCCAAACCAAACTACAATGAAAAAGTGGATGTAtggagcgcggcaatgACATTCTGGGAGGCGCTCCAGTGGCACCAACCCGAGAAGCGCTATCCCTTTCAGGGCATGAATGAACACCAAATCTATTTTAGC CAGCTCAGTTCCGGTTTCCTAAATGCTATCCAGAACCGCCGTACCATTTACGGTCTTACGAAGAAGACTATTCTGCCCGACCCGCAGATTGTTCAGCTTGTCCAGCAAGCTGTGCGTGAGGCCCCCTCTGCCTTCAACGTGCAGTCCAGCCGTGTGGTGAttttgctcggcaagcagcacgACGACTACTGGAATCAGATTGTCCCCGCTTCCCTGCGCGCTGTTGCTGGCGAGAGTGCTGTCGAGGCTTCCAAGGGCAAGCTTGCAGGCTTTGCGAACGGTGTCGGTACCATTCTTTTCTTCGAGGACGAGGCTCTGATCAAAGGTCAGCAGCAATCCTTCCCCCAGTACGCTGCCGGCTTCCCTCTGTGGTCCAACCACCACTCTGGTATAGCGCAGATCTACACTTGGGTTTTGCTCGAATCTGAGGGCTACGGTTGCAACTTGCAGCACTATGGTGGCCTTACTGGCGAGACCCTTAAGAAAGTGTACAACCTTCCCGAGTCGTACAAACTCCAGTCTGAGATGGTCTTTGGCTACCCCGAGGCGCCCGCGGGCGAGAAGTCGTACATGAACGACAACGAGCGCGTCATTGTCTTTAACTAA
- a CDS encoding uncharacterized protein (EggNog:ENOG503NYX4; COG:S; TransMembrane:2 (o1448-1466i1542-1561o)): protein MESDNLVKQARSVPLEWQHALQDAIDRFAELHTDTDQAKKWRSIALPNDTPEHAEKGEPRVALAVLRRGMQNTDVYRVVWEHAWEQEAPLCLFRAVMQVQNSVAAWLPGVEGADIVDVLSPHAQIVRMRFRASWPSSARDAVLLTHVGEDDETFMYVATSVPTAKDSSPYMQHAPPYIRAHIHLMAILARRTSSTRLCTTVYWSWDVPGKRMGFGTNVLLANLPRTVPALVTYARDNGCNLPFLATYGAGIEMIGEDQTRECALRLTYAVGNAAPPLDATPAFGADPHSPKRSVTIQLAAVYNWDVQLEADTGGDADAAWNATLVRNCVYHTLCIEHDATSVRFTLGVRYTGKGGSVQVNGRALDAAPAAAPTHQRNAFLARMMPQSTMSPASCVSDVETSSLSECLPPPMVYAASSTPLGTLVRRNYIYFASLLQEPEAKWKRTFDVRGVTVTQLDSIDPTLVVYRAEATFIGFSVWDFLSTISQPALCAEWDASVARVDFLRDIGGQSVVWHVQKHKTWTANARDAVLVQTAYTSPTSIHLFSFSIDDDPSVAWIPKPSVSTIRTQVDLRGWSIEALDPKTVQVTLIEQSDPGGWMSKSVVPAQMVTQLAGMGEYTIKHGGPPVVTRLLHAQVESMQYEHATSTYTLTYRRDTDQDAPVESDIRCNMDVWGPNLDVVVSPPPSNATCLRRHPLAHAGGGLWLTIEHSAAALEHAVRIVVRKGPRHTKETGVVLLNGQRTPVDVDELGAVQREEKRRKRVRPPRILLDVHTSPHAVEHAPDAAPRAQPIEQPLVPMQRALDALLVLRRINSERPPDATGVPAGWTLVSERNGLFIRRKRIEHLSSSVAVQRADKVVQGVPAEELLHLVSNTASRHLWDERMSNATLLESYGSGATTSCWTSKGTYLFWPRTFLVASLAASGAQPVPASPSDALSPSSSHQPVYFYASASCDDARFDMEKINPHKHPVGRVLIDGWIFETIDPYSSASYAIPSTRCTHVVAIDYGGSLPPAMNAMWNATLPQAVQQLEAYLQAQGPPPYCCAPPAWMHVLGDGHDDDRSLIWSLRRPKHTALLLMSEFHAAQRTLHVLALVPRQDIAEMQTLSPLQLQAASPKSPTPRIKHPASTRSLAKEAHAPIYLVDMQIELQHYPHGYAISVTWDRAQDAPPDAPVPDWYDLSKTPTTLPDASLPLSVSVLDLPPSALQAATRSSVDRFHKHLVRVALPGLGTRHGTWHDELQRRGVALRIALFPLDPDRPHTGANAALDTGQVPVTCNGNVAEIVYGDEAARAMPSLDTHSHVVDQLERIPRPNTAVPSTPRPVAPGCTSTVGAHVLMHPLATDVTKKPCAGNEERAAHEPSAAQPSASACADDAPPPHTPGPIFGLLRQPLRRTTDGSRLNSTLSSMGQLVSRGGDAGEQKSARLSLSAQHAPDSAPLSSAAHAQGYRCSTLLLVAVLAFLLGSLVRTFVQPADFLVVPQSPHESETVLAPHRGVIDSALREMDSLVQAARNLPIFPGGHAEPVQEAVRRRDLLQSHNGILNWRKIFRFFDVPLVGGWTAMVALVRRE from the coding sequence ATGGAGAGCGATAATCTTGTCAAGCAAGCACGCAGTGTACCGCTGGAGTggcagcatgcgctgcaagatgCAATCGATcgctttgccgagctgcacaCAGACACCGATCAAGCAAAAAAATGGCGCAGCATAGCGCTGCCCAACGACACACCCGAGCATGCCGAAAAAGgcgagccgcgcgtcgcacttgccgtgctgcgccgcggaaTGCAAAACACAGATGTGTACCGCGTGGTGTGGGAGCATGCATGGGAGCAAGAGGCGCCGCTGTGTCTTTTCCGCGCCGTGATGCAAGTGCAAAACAGCGTGGCTGCGTGGCTCCCCGGCGTCGAAGGCGCTGATATTGTCGATGTGCTCAGCCCCCACGCACAAATCGTCCGCATGCGCTTCCGTGCGAGCTGGCcctcgagcgcacgcgacgctgtgctgcTGACGCACGTCGGCGAAGACGACGAGACGTTCATGTACGTAGCGACGTCTGTCCCCACCGCCAAAGACAGCTCGCCGTACATGCAGCACGCTCCTCCCTACATACGTGCGCACATCCATCTCATGGCGAttctcgcgcggcgcacgtcctCGACGCGCCTGTGCACCACCGTGTACTGGTCCTGGGACGTCCCGGGGAAGCGGATGGGGTTTGGGACCAACGTGCTCCTCGCGAACCTGCCGCGCACCGTGCCCGCCCTGGTGACGTATGCGCGTGACAACGGCTGCAACCTGCCGTTCCTGGCCACGTACGGCGCGGGGATCGAGATGATCGGCGAGGACCAAACGCGAGAGTGTGCTTTGCGCCTGACGTATGCCGTGGGCAACGCTGCGCCCCCGCTCGATGCCACGCCCGCGTTTGGCGCCGATCCGCATTcgcccaagcgcagcgtgacGATCCAACTGGCTGCTGTGTACAACTGGGAcgtccagctcgaggcggATACGGGcggcgacgccgacgccgcatGGAACGCAACGCTCGTGCGCAACTGCGTGTACCATACCctgtgcatcgagcacgATGCGACCTCTGTGCGCTTTACCTTGGGCGTGCGGTACACTGGCAAAGGCGGCTCGGTGCAGGTGAatgggcgcgcgctggacgctgCACCCGCGGCCGCCCCGACGCACCAACGCAAtgcgtttcttgcgcgcatgaTGCCGCAGAGCACCATGTCTCCTGCCTCGTGCGTAAGCGATGTTGAGACGTCGTCCCTTTCCGAGTGCCTGCCTCCCCCCATGGTATAtgccgcgtcgagcacgccgctgggcaccttggtgcgccgcaactATATCTACTTTGCCTCTCTCTTGCAGGAGCCCGAGGCGAAGTGGAAGCGCACTTTTGATGTGCGCGGTGTCACCGTCACGCAACTCGACTCGATCGACCCCACGCTGGTCGTCTACCGCGCCGAAGCCACCTTTATCGGCTTTTCTGTCTGGGACTTTCTCAGCACCATCAGCCAGCCAGCCTTGTGTGCGGAATGGGATGCGAGCGTTGCGCGTGTAgactttttgcgcgataTCGGCGGCCAAAGCGTCGTCTGGCACGTACAGAAGCACAAGACATGGACTGCGAATGCGCGGGACGCGGTGCTCGTGCAGACCGCGTACACGTCTCCCACCTCGATCCATCTCTTCAGCTTCTCCATTGACGACGACCCGAGCGTCGCGTGGATTCCCAAGCCGAGCGTCTCTACCATCCGGACCCAGGTTGATTTGCGCGGCTGGAgcatcgaggcgctggacCCCAAGACGGTGCAAGTGACACTGATTGAGCAGTCCGACCCCGGCGGGTGGATGAGCAAGTCTGTGGTGCCCGCGCAGATGGTTACACAGCTTGCTGGCATGGGCGAGTATACCATCAAGCACGGCGGCCCTCCCGTTGTGACGCGCCTATTGCACGCACAGGTTGAATCGATGCAGTATGAGCATGCCACGTCGACGTACACGCTGACCTACCGCCGCGATACCGATCAAGACGCGCCCGTCGAGTCCGACATACGGTGCAACATGGACGTGTGGGGCCCCAACCTCGACGTAGTCGTTTCCccgccgccgagcaacGCGACGTGCCTTCGTCGGCACCCCTTGGCGCACGCCGGCGGCGGGCTTTGGCTCACGAtcgagcacagcgccgcggcgcttgagCACGCGGTCCGCATCGTCGTGCGCAAAGGGCCGCGGCACACCAAGGAAACTGGCGTCGTGCTCCTCAAtgggcagcgcacgcccgtggacgtcgacgagctgggtgccgtgcagcgcgaggaaaaacggcgcaagcgcgtgcggccTCCGCGCATCCTGCTCGATGTGCACAcctcgccgcacgcggTAGAGCACGCGCCCGATGCAGCGCCCCGTGCGCAGCCCATCGAGCAGCCGCTCGTGCCGATGCAGCGTGCCCTGGACGCGCTcttggtgctgcggcgtATCAATTCGGAGCGCCCGCCCGACGCAACCGGCGTGCCTGCGGGATGGACGCTTGTGTCGGAGCGCAACGGCCTCTTTAtccggcgcaagcgcatcgagcatcTCTCGTCGAGCGTCGCGGTACAGCGCGCGGACAAGGTCGTGCAAGGCGTCCCTGCCGAGGAGCTCCTCCATCTCGTCTCGAATACTGCCTCGCGGCATCTGTGGGACGAGCGGATGAGCAATGCAACGCTCCTCGAGAGCTAcggaagcggcgcgacCACCTCGTGCTGGACGTCCAAGGGCACCTATCTATTCTGGCCGCGCACCTTTCTCGTCGCGAGTCTCGCTGCGTCAGGCGCGCAGCCCGTGCCGGCCTCTCCCAGCGACGCACTGTCGCCCTCCTCGTCGCACCAGCCCGTCTACTTCTACGCGTCTGCGTCctgcgacgatgcgcggtTCGACATGGAGAAAATCAACCCGCACAAACACCCTGTCGGCCGCGTGCTCATCGACGGATGGATCTTTGAGACCATCGACCCGTACAGCTCCGCGAGCTATGCGATCCCAAGTACGCGGTGCACGCACGTCGTTGCGATCGACTACGGGGGATCGCTGCCGCCCGCGATGAACGCAATGTGGAACGCGACACTTCCCCaggctgtgcagcagctcgaggcgtacctccaagcgcaagggccgccgccgtactgctgcgcgccgcctgcatGGATGCATGTGCTGGGCGACGGCCATGACGACGACCGCAGCTTGATTTGGTCTTTGCGGCGCCCAAAAcacacggcgctgctgctcatGAGCGAGttccacgcggcgcagcgcacgctgcacgtCCTCGCGCTCGTTCCGCGCCAGGATATCGCGGAGATGCAAACACTCTCTCCATTgcagctgcaagcggcgtcGCCAAAGTCGCCGACGCCCCGCATCAAGCATCCCGCCTCCACGCGCAGCCTCGCGAAagaagcgcatgcgcccATCTACCTTGTCGATATGCAAAtcgagctgcagcactACCCGCACGGCTACGCGATTTCAGTGACGTGGGACCGCGCACaggacgcgccgccggatgcgcctgtgccggaCTGGTACGACTTGTCCAAGACGCCGACGACGCTGCCGGATGCGTCGCTGCCATTGTCCGTCTCTGTGCTCGATCTTCCCccgtcggcgctgcaggcagcCACGCGGAGCTCGGTGGATCGATTCCACAAGCATTTGGTGCGCGTTGCGCTCCCAGGCCTCGGCACTCGCCATGGCACTTGgcacgacgagctgcaaaggcgcggcgtcgcccTCCGTATCGCCCTTTTCCCACTGGATCCAGACAGGCCACACACgggcgcaaacgcagcgctggataCGGGACAAGTCCCGGTGACGTGCAATGGCAACGTCGCCGAGATTGTCTACGGCgacgaagcggcgcgcgcgatgccgtCGCTGGACACGCACAGCCATGTAGTCGACCAGCTGGAGCGTATTCCGCGGCCCAACACCGCGGTGCCGTCCACGCCAAGGCCTGTCGCCCCTGGCTGCACGTCGACGGTCGGCGCACACGTCTTGATGCATCCACTCGCGACAGACGTGACAAAGAAGCCATGCGCGGGAAacgaggagcgcgccgcgcacgagccgagcgccgcgcagccaagcgccagcgcatGTGCGGACGACGCGCCCCCCCCACACACACCCGGCCCCATCTTTGGTCTGTTGCGCCAGcccttgcggcgcactaCCGACGGCTCGCGCCTCAACTCCACGCTCTCGAGCATGGGCCAGTTGGTGTCGCGCGGGGGGGATGCGGGCGAGCAAAAGTCTGCGCGTCTTTCTTTaagcgcgcagcacgcgcccGATTCCGCCCCGCTGTCGTCtgccgcgcatgcacagGGCTATCggtgctcgacgctgctTCTCGTCGCGGTGCTCGCGTTCCTATTGGGCTCGCTCGTGCGCACATTTGTCCAGCCGGCCGATTTTCTCGTCGTGCCGCAGAGTCCCCACGAGTCTGAAACAGtcctcgcgccgcaccgcggcgtgattgactcggcgctgcgcgagatggaCAGCCTCGTCCAAGCTGCACGAAACCTGCCCATCTTTCCCGGCGGGCATGCAGAACCAGTGCAGGAagcggtgcggcgccgcgacTTGCTGCAGAGCCACAATGGCATACTGAACTGGCGCAAGATATTCCGCTTCTTTGACGTGCCGCTTGTCGGTGGATGGACCGCGATGgttgcgctcgtgcgcagaGAATAG